In Candidatus Cohnella colombiensis, one DNA window encodes the following:
- the efeB gene encoding iron uptake transporter deferrochelatase/peroxidase subunit, whose translation MDNDKEEISSKGISRRELLKRGAIGGVGLLLGASGLKGFELLNEGSSSKPVTATNSNMTVPFYGKHQAGIVTPMQDFICMGAFDLTTSSVDDVRKLFKLWTEASARIAKGEGVGEESNNGLVPPEDTGEVMGLLAMNTSITFGVGASFFDDRFGLSGKRPAALADIPSFKRDNLVSEWSDGDVIVQVCANDQQVAFHALRNLARIARGKAVLRWIQQGFQRTAATDPKSSTPRNLMGFKDGTNNPDVSDAANSNEIVWAHGSDGTAWMDGGSYMAVRRIRMRIEVWDRTTLGEQEATFGRHRDSGAPIGDKDEFAALDFTKKDDKSEERIRADSHVRLAHMEGGVKIHRRGYSYANGIDLKTGQLDAGLLFICFNRDPRKQFIPMQSKLAEADKLNEYIVHVGSGLYACLPGVSQGGYIGDVLL comes from the coding sequence ATGGATAACGACAAAGAAGAAATCTCTTCGAAGGGGATTTCGCGTCGTGAGTTGTTAAAGCGAGGAGCAATTGGCGGCGTAGGCTTATTGCTAGGAGCAAGTGGCTTGAAGGGCTTTGAACTATTAAATGAGGGCAGTAGCTCTAAGCCGGTTACTGCAACGAACTCTAATATGACGGTACCATTCTATGGCAAGCACCAAGCTGGTATTGTTACACCCATGCAGGATTTTATTTGCATGGGTGCCTTTGATTTAACAACGTCCAGTGTCGATGATGTCCGCAAGCTATTCAAGCTGTGGACAGAAGCATCCGCACGAATTGCGAAAGGCGAAGGTGTCGGCGAAGAGAGCAATAACGGACTCGTTCCTCCTGAGGATACAGGTGAAGTCATGGGCCTGCTTGCGATGAATACGTCGATCACTTTCGGTGTTGGTGCTTCGTTCTTTGATGATAGATTTGGATTATCGGGCAAGCGCCCGGCCGCTCTTGCTGATATACCGTCCTTCAAACGCGACAATCTCGTATCTGAGTGGTCTGACGGGGACGTCATAGTTCAAGTGTGCGCGAATGATCAACAGGTTGCCTTTCATGCGTTGCGAAATCTAGCACGAATTGCACGCGGTAAAGCAGTGCTACGCTGGATTCAGCAAGGCTTTCAACGTACAGCGGCAACAGATCCGAAGAGCTCCACACCACGCAATTTGATGGGCTTTAAAGATGGTACGAACAATCCTGATGTATCGGATGCTGCCAATAGCAACGAAATCGTATGGGCACATGGCTCGGATGGCACTGCTTGGATGGATGGCGGCAGCTACATGGCAGTTCGAAGAATCCGTATGCGGATTGAGGTATGGGATCGTACGACTCTGGGCGAGCAGGAAGCGACGTTCGGGAGGCATCGTGATTCAGGAGCTCCAATAGGAGATAAGGACGAATTCGCTGCACTAGATTTTACGAAAAAAGATGACAAGAGTGAAGAGCGAATTCGTGCGGACTCACACGTCAGACTAGCGCATATGGAGGGTGGAGTGAAAATTCACCGTCGTGGTTATTCGTATGCGAATGGTATAGATTTAAAGACGGGTCAACTGGACGCGGGATTATTGTTCATCTGTTTTAATAGAGATCCGCGCAAGCAATTTATACCTATGCAATCGAAGCTTGCAGAAGCAGATAAATTGAATGAGTATATTGTCCATGTCGGAAGCGGACTTTACGCTTGCTTGCCAGGCGTTTCACAGGGCGGATATATTGGCGATGTTTTATTGTAG
- the nadE gene encoding ammonia-dependent NAD(+) synthetase, producing MSTIQQQVATQLHVKSTINPEQEVKERVAFLQQYLLKTGAKGYVLGISGGQDSTLAGRLAQLAIEGLNADTLATPYTFMAVRLPYGVQHDEEDAQAALAFVNPDRLVSVNIKPAVDAAVLAFQTATGETLGDFHKGNIKARERMKVQYDLGAHYGLLVLGTDHAAEAITGFYTKHGDGACDVAPIYGLNKRQGRALLKYLGSPQALYEKKPTADLEDLKPGLADEDALGLTYEELDDYLELKSVTEQTRELIERRYKLTEHKRRGSVTLYDDWWKTEGEG from the coding sequence ATGAGTACAATTCAACAACAAGTCGCAACGCAACTGCATGTTAAAAGTACGATCAATCCAGAACAGGAAGTAAAGGAGCGTGTCGCTTTTCTGCAGCAGTATTTGTTGAAAACCGGTGCGAAAGGCTATGTGCTAGGCATCTCTGGAGGACAGGATTCTACACTTGCTGGCAGACTAGCTCAGCTCGCAATTGAAGGCTTGAATGCAGACACACTTGCTACACCCTATACATTCATGGCAGTGCGACTTCCGTATGGGGTCCAGCACGATGAGGAAGATGCACAAGCAGCGCTAGCCTTTGTTAATCCCGATCGTCTAGTTTCAGTCAATATTAAGCCTGCAGTTGATGCTGCAGTGCTAGCTTTCCAGACTGCAACGGGAGAGACGCTGGGCGATTTTCACAAAGGAAATATTAAAGCGCGTGAGCGGATGAAGGTGCAATATGATTTGGGGGCACACTATGGACTGCTAGTGCTCGGAACAGATCATGCGGCAGAAGCGATTACAGGTTTTTATACGAAGCATGGGGATGGCGCTTGCGATGTTGCCCCGATCTACGGATTGAACAAGCGACAAGGCAGAGCACTCTTGAAATATTTAGGAAGTCCACAAGCGCTTTACGAGAAAAAACCTACTGCAGATTTAGAGGATTTGAAACCGGGGCTGGCAGATGAAGATGCGTTAGGACTAACCTATGAGGAATTGGACGATTACTTGGAGCTTAAGTCGGTTACCGAACAGACGAGAGAGTTGATTGAACGTCGCTATAAGCTTACCGAACACAAACGCAGAGGTTCAGTTACGCTATATGACGATTGGTGGAAGACTGAAGGAGAGGGATAA
- a CDS encoding nicotinate phosphoribosyltransferase, with product MTVGNLTLHTDKYQINMMYAHWKHGTHNERVVFEAYFRKLPFGNGFAVFAGLERIVDYIEQLSFGELELNYLREQEEQYEEQFLDELRQFKFTGHIDAVLEGTLVFPNEPLIRVEASVFEAQLIETAMLNFMNYQSLIATKAARIKRVAPDEILMEFGSRRAQEADAAIWGARATYIAGFHATSNLLAGMRFGIPTKGTHAHAWVQGHDTEEEAFQKYAEALPNQVTLLVDTYDTLRDGVPHAIKVAKWLEQQGKRMQAIRLDSGDLAYLSKQARMQLDAAELPYVKIVASNDLDENIIVELKAQGARIDSWGVGTQLITAFDQPALGGVYKLVARLKSGVWEPVIKISGNPEKITNPGIKDVYRIIDAKTGKAEADYMAMQTEDTISKGDPIKLFDPIHPFRNKLVQQYKAIPLLERIFDEGKLVYKLPTLAQIRDYHEQQLDLFWPEYLRKLNPEPYRVNLSKDAYELKMRLIHEHQQ from the coding sequence ATGACAGTAGGTAATCTCACGCTCCATACCGATAAATATCAAATCAATATGATGTATGCTCATTGGAAGCATGGTACACACAATGAACGCGTCGTGTTCGAGGCTTACTTTCGTAAGTTGCCGTTCGGGAACGGATTTGCAGTGTTTGCAGGGCTTGAGCGAATTGTGGATTATATCGAACAATTGTCGTTTGGCGAGCTTGAATTAAATTACTTGCGCGAGCAAGAGGAGCAATACGAGGAACAGTTTCTCGATGAGCTGCGACAATTTAAGTTTACTGGCCATATCGACGCTGTACTAGAAGGGACGCTCGTCTTTCCCAATGAACCACTGATTCGTGTTGAGGCGAGCGTATTCGAAGCACAATTAATTGAGACGGCAATGCTGAACTTTATGAACTATCAATCACTCATTGCAACGAAGGCTGCTCGGATCAAACGGGTAGCACCTGATGAAATACTGATGGAATTTGGATCGCGTCGTGCACAAGAGGCGGATGCGGCTATCTGGGGGGCTCGCGCGACTTATATTGCAGGCTTCCATGCAACTTCAAATCTGTTGGCGGGAATGCGATTCGGCATTCCTACGAAAGGGACGCATGCTCATGCTTGGGTGCAAGGGCATGATACAGAGGAGGAAGCGTTTCAGAAATATGCAGAGGCTTTGCCCAATCAAGTGACACTTCTCGTCGATACATATGATACATTGCGTGACGGGGTACCTCATGCGATCAAAGTTGCGAAGTGGCTGGAGCAGCAAGGCAAGCGCATGCAAGCGATTCGTCTGGATAGCGGTGACCTCGCCTATTTGTCAAAGCAAGCTCGTATGCAGTTAGACGCGGCAGAGCTACCTTATGTGAAGATTGTCGCTTCGAATGATTTGGATGAAAATATTATTGTAGAGCTGAAAGCGCAAGGAGCACGGATTGATAGTTGGGGTGTCGGTACACAGCTCATAACCGCATTCGATCAACCTGCGCTGGGCGGCGTTTATAAGCTTGTTGCGAGACTGAAATCTGGTGTATGGGAGCCAGTAATTAAAATATCGGGCAATCCCGAGAAAATTACGAATCCCGGCATTAAAGACGTGTATCGAATTATTGATGCAAAGACGGGAAAAGCAGAAGCAGATTATATGGCCATGCAAACTGAAGATACGATTAGCAAAGGTGATCCGATCAAGCTATTTGATCCCATTCATCCGTTCCGCAACAAGCTGGTGCAACAATACAAAGCGATTCCGCTGCTAGAACGAATTTTCGATGAAGGAAAGCTCGTATATAAGCTTCCTACACTAGCACAAATTCGCGATTATCACGAGCAGCAACTTGATTTATTTTGGCCGGAATATCTCCGCAAGCTGAACCCGGAACCGTATCGTGTTAACCTCAGTAAAGACGCCTATGAGCTGAAAATGAGGTTGATACACGAGCATCAGCAGTAG
- a CDS encoding DegV family protein, translating to MTNIKIVTDSTVDLPKELLERYSITIVPLTVHVDGETYIDNVTITPLEFIDKMKNAKELPKTSLPAVGKFVEVYDELGADGSTILSIHVTSGMSGTHNAACLAAEMSTSKVEVIDSQLISQAMGFQVIEAAQMNEAGSSLESIKQHLKDILSNTTLLIAVDTLDNLIKGGRIGKAAGWIGTLLSVKPIAMLEKGVYTPVARVRNTAQVIRTLIERFEHDIKDKFVRGVGISHADNLPLAERLKQEIARFTNTPVRIVPTTPVISTHTGPGAIALMFYTSEQLA from the coding sequence ATGACAAACATCAAAATCGTAACAGACTCTACCGTAGACCTGCCAAAGGAATTACTTGAACGCTATTCGATTACGATCGTTCCACTTACAGTACATGTAGATGGGGAAACATATATAGATAATGTGACGATTACACCACTTGAATTTATCGATAAAATGAAAAATGCTAAGGAATTACCGAAGACGTCATTGCCTGCTGTAGGGAAGTTCGTCGAAGTGTACGATGAGCTCGGAGCAGATGGCAGCACAATCTTATCCATCCATGTTACGAGTGGGATGAGTGGGACTCACAACGCAGCATGTTTAGCTGCGGAGATGTCCACAAGTAAGGTAGAGGTAATCGACTCGCAGTTGATCTCGCAAGCGATGGGTTTTCAAGTTATTGAAGCTGCCCAGATGAATGAAGCGGGTAGTTCACTAGAATCGATTAAGCAGCATTTGAAAGATATTTTATCAAATACAACATTGTTAATTGCCGTAGATACGCTAGACAATTTGATCAAGGGTGGCCGAATTGGTAAGGCTGCCGGTTGGATTGGTACGTTGCTCAGCGTGAAGCCGATTGCGATGCTGGAAAAGGGTGTTTACACGCCCGTCGCTAGAGTTCGGAACACCGCTCAAGTGATCCGTACGTTGATAGAACGGTTCGAGCATGATATTAAAGATAAGTTCGTTCGTGGCGTAGGCATCTCGCATGCCGATAATCTACCATTAGCCGAACGTTTAAAACAGGAAATTGCTAGATTCACCAATACACCAGTCCGTATTGTTCCAACAACACCTGTCATTTCGACGCATACGGGCCCAGGCGCGATTGCGCTCATGTTTTATACGAGTGAGCAGCTGGCTTAA
- a CDS encoding EfeM/EfeO family lipoprotein produces the protein MLLAACGNSNNKEAESSSPEASKALQSSAESEQFEAAVAEYHQFVIGQTDQFVKATQAFVDAVKAGDIELAKKLYAPARMYFERIEPIAESLGDFDPWIDAREGDVPDDEWRGYHKLEKALWIENSTAGHEEIADQLLQDVKQLRVKIESVEITTVMLVTGAVELLNEVSSSKVTGEEEQYSHTDLYDFAANVEGAEEIFKVLQATVEQKNKELADEIVKRFAELDATLAPYRKDDGYVLYTELKEDEVKKLSQAIDALAEPLSKVGSVVEG, from the coding sequence ATGTTGCTCGCAGCTTGCGGAAATTCAAATAATAAAGAAGCTGAATCTAGCTCTCCTGAAGCTAGCAAAGCATTGCAGTCCAGCGCGGAATCAGAGCAATTTGAAGCAGCGGTTGCTGAATATCATCAATTCGTTATTGGGCAAACTGATCAATTCGTTAAAGCTACGCAAGCATTTGTAGACGCTGTGAAAGCGGGAGATATCGAGCTTGCGAAGAAGCTATATGCACCAGCACGAATGTATTTTGAACGGATCGAGCCGATTGCGGAATCATTAGGTGACTTTGATCCATGGATCGATGCGCGTGAAGGCGACGTTCCTGATGATGAATGGAGAGGTTATCACAAGCTAGAGAAAGCGTTATGGATCGAGAACTCAACAGCTGGTCACGAGGAAATTGCAGATCAATTGCTACAAGACGTTAAGCAGCTTCGCGTTAAAATTGAAAGCGTTGAGATTACTACGGTTATGCTCGTGACGGGTGCAGTCGAATTGTTGAACGAAGTATCGTCTAGCAAAGTAACAGGTGAAGAAGAACAGTACTCACATACAGATCTTTATGATTTCGCTGCTAACGTTGAAGGCGCAGAGGAGATCTTTAAAGTGCTGCAAGCAACAGTAGAACAAAAAAATAAAGAATTAGCAGATGAAATAGTCAAGAGGTTCGCTGAGCTTGATGCGACACTTGCGCCTTATCGTAAAGATGATGGATATGTATTATATACGGAGCTTAAAGAAGATGAAGTTAAGAAATTAAGCCAAGCCATTGACGCTCTTGCTGAACCCTTATCTAAGGTTGGTTCAGTGGTGGAGGGATAA
- a CDS encoding S-layer homology domain-containing protein, whose amino-acid sequence MLNRKLLMLLFIVILVVGVSQGTVMAKEENATFELKLSNSDKDVKLTIMGHGLKDMYAYDFELSYDENILSFSKVETSIKGFSVNPILSTNTIRIAHTKMGEVGGEKGDVELSTITFKRIGSGTTPIKLSNIKLVDSKLDMVTLEPKVTATVIDNLNLLIFKDVKGHWAEASIYEAVRLDFVTGYADATFKPNLEVTRAQFAAMIVRALQIKTSDGKGLTFKDSKEISVWARTYVQTAVEAKLITGYTDNSFDANKLITRSEMSTIIVRALAKETSSNIKLQFADLDKIPAWAIPSVKTAVELGIMKGNSHNQFAPNVPATRAEAVTVILRMLKV is encoded by the coding sequence ATGTTGAATCGTAAGCTGCTAATGCTACTGTTTATCGTCATACTAGTTGTTGGAGTGTCACAAGGGACTGTTATGGCTAAAGAGGAAAATGCCACATTCGAATTAAAGCTTAGTAATTCGGATAAGGATGTTAAGTTAACTATTATGGGTCATGGGCTTAAGGATATGTACGCTTATGATTTTGAGTTGTCATATGATGAGAATATACTTTCATTTAGTAAGGTAGAAACTTCGATTAAAGGATTTTCGGTAAACCCTATCCTTAGCACAAATACGATCCGGATTGCTCATACGAAGATGGGAGAGGTCGGTGGTGAGAAGGGGGACGTGGAACTGTCCACGATAACCTTCAAACGTATCGGATCTGGGACAACTCCTATTAAGTTAAGCAATATTAAGCTCGTTGATTCTAAGCTGGACATGGTCACATTAGAGCCTAAAGTAACGGCAACGGTCATTGATAATCTCAATTTATTGATTTTCAAAGATGTTAAGGGTCATTGGGCAGAAGCTTCAATCTATGAAGCTGTAAGGCTGGACTTCGTGACCGGCTATGCGGATGCAACCTTCAAGCCGAATCTCGAAGTAACAAGGGCACAATTTGCCGCGATGATCGTTCGAGCTTTACAGATTAAGACAAGTGATGGTAAAGGTCTTACATTTAAAGATAGTAAAGAGATTTCTGTATGGGCAAGAACTTATGTACAAACAGCAGTTGAAGCAAAGTTGATTACCGGCTACACGGATAATTCGTTCGATGCGAACAAATTAATTACTCGCTCAGAAATGTCAACAATAATTGTACGTGCACTTGCTAAAGAAACAAGCTCCAACATTAAATTACAGTTCGCTGATCTTGATAAGATACCAGCATGGGCCATCCCATCTGTTAAGACAGCAGTGGAGTTAGGCATTATGAAAGGAAATAGCCATAATCAATTTGCACCAAATGTTCCAGCAACCCGTGCAGAGGCAGTTACGGTTATTCTTAGAATGCTTAAAGTGTAA
- a CDS encoding CBM35 domain-containing protein, whose product MVRKTVKLSLALLLACVTFTAYSAFAASDTKYEAEDANFGALEVESEAAGFSGKGYVNLKEGPSIEWTVNVPADGKYPIKFGYQLPADFGSKQNTLAVNGTDIGEVDFAISDKFTESAAVKVDLKAGDNKITIKKSWGWVNYDYLTVVGGSAGEAAAATGGDAGAANPKTGDVGLAPYLALAAAAGVVLVATRKKWVKN is encoded by the coding sequence ATGGTACGTAAAACAGTAAAATTGTCTTTGGCATTATTGCTAGCATGTGTTACATTCACAGCGTACTCTGCTTTTGCTGCATCAGACACGAAATATGAAGCTGAAGATGCAAACTTTGGCGCTCTTGAAGTGGAAAGTGAAGCTGCAGGTTTTTCCGGTAAAGGCTATGTAAATCTTAAAGAAGGTCCTTCCATCGAGTGGACGGTTAACGTTCCAGCAGACGGCAAGTATCCAATCAAGTTCGGATACCAACTTCCTGCAGACTTTGGTAGCAAGCAAAACACACTTGCTGTTAATGGTACGGACATTGGCGAAGTAGATTTCGCAATTAGCGACAAGTTTACTGAGTCTGCTGCTGTTAAAGTGGATCTGAAAGCTGGCGACAACAAAATTACGATTAAGAAAAGCTGGGGCTGGGTGAACTACGATTATTTGACAGTTGTTGGCGGTAGCGCTGGCGAAGCTGCAGCAGCAACTGGTGGCGATGCAGGAGCGGCAAACCCTAAGACTGGTGATGTTGGTTTGGCACCATACTTAGCACTTGCAGCAGCAGCTGGTGTAGTTC
- a CDS encoding cysteine hydrolase has protein sequence MKALIVIDYTEDFVVGQLPCGEPAIAIEERMTELVETFAQAGDYVVMAVDVHDIDDPFHPETQLFPPHNIRGTKGRELYGKLAVAYERIKEQDNVYWMDKTRYSAFAGTDLELKLRARGITEIHLVGVCTDICVLHTAVDAYNKGYKIVVHEDAVASFNEQGHEWALSHFTNTLGAHVVEGTADK, from the coding sequence ATGAAAGCATTAATCGTAATCGATTATACGGAAGATTTTGTTGTAGGTCAGTTGCCATGTGGCGAGCCTGCGATCGCGATCGAGGAACGAATGACGGAGCTTGTGGAGACGTTCGCGCAGGCGGGCGATTATGTGGTGATGGCGGTTGATGTTCACGATATAGATGATCCGTTCCACCCAGAGACGCAGCTGTTTCCGCCTCATAACATACGCGGAACGAAGGGGCGAGAGTTATACGGTAAGCTGGCAGTGGCCTATGAACGAATCAAGGAGCAGGACAACGTCTATTGGATGGACAAAACAAGATACAGCGCCTTCGCCGGCACCGATTTGGAACTAAAATTGAGAGCAAGAGGTATCACTGAGATTCATCTTGTTGGTGTATGTACCGATATCTGTGTGCTACACACAGCTGTGGATGCTTATAACAAAGGCTACAAGATCGTTGTACATGAGGATGCTGTCGCAAGCTTCAATGAACAAGGCCATGAATGGGCGCTCAGCCATTTTACGAATACGTTGGGAGCGCACGTGGTAGAGGGTACAGCAGACAAATAG
- a CDS encoding FTR1 family iron permease has protein sequence MRRNIHKWVLLIILCSFMGSFSQAYAAGAQSDTDKLHNTLISYTSDALLAARDEDWAKSTIALAGFKATWTSGFDIAEEAKQEAAEVDTALVAAEQAITKAEGDAATAYQAVSALAKATDKFVSLDDHVGASVDVHQLAQSLIPALQKSVTAIAAEDWTVAKSSYSIFIRDWGKAESAIRKQDAKLYGQIEVKISAARIALNTEPANVEQASAKLRDLITTLEEYAAGMLATDNATSGIQSINGLVSLLGEVKGDIRNELAADASVKMDEFISSWPNAEGEVRTRSSQDYANIENRMISLSSMLLSNPPDMVKADEAADALILLLEPYAHASDYTAWDAGAILFREGLEAILIVTSLLTMLNRSGNSVYRKWVWSGATIGIVFSVILAVVLTVFLSHISTGSSRELFEGVAALVSVLFMVTIGAWLHGKSNLNNWNLYVERTVGLSIAKGTLWSLAFAAFLAVMREGAESIIFYAGMAASISFSDLLIGIGGAAVLLAIIAFAIVKLSARIPIRLFFLLAGVLLYYMAYKFMGAGIHALQVSGRISAHVSDALPEIPSIGMYGNWEVFLPQMAVLIVIVSVIITLEWKKRSASERLGQPANNIK, from the coding sequence ATGCGACGTAACATTCACAAGTGGGTGCTCTTAATTATCCTGTGTTCGTTCATGGGCTCATTCTCGCAAGCTTATGCGGCTGGCGCGCAATCAGATACGGATAAGCTCCACAACACGCTCATTTCTTATACAAGTGATGCGTTACTTGCTGCGCGTGATGAGGATTGGGCGAAATCGACAATTGCGCTTGCAGGCTTCAAAGCGACTTGGACTTCGGGTTTTGACATTGCGGAGGAAGCGAAGCAGGAAGCTGCAGAGGTTGACACAGCACTTGTTGCTGCAGAGCAGGCGATAACTAAAGCCGAAGGTGATGCTGCAACTGCTTATCAAGCTGTATCTGCACTTGCAAAGGCAACGGATAAGTTTGTTTCGTTGGATGACCATGTCGGAGCATCAGTTGATGTGCATCAGCTAGCTCAGAGCTTAATTCCAGCACTTCAAAAGAGTGTGACTGCGATTGCTGCTGAAGATTGGACTGTGGCGAAATCGAGCTATTCGATTTTTATTCGTGACTGGGGTAAAGCAGAAAGTGCCATTCGTAAGCAGGATGCAAAGCTCTATGGCCAAATCGAAGTCAAGATAAGCGCTGCTCGCATTGCGTTGAACACAGAGCCAGCTAATGTAGAGCAAGCATCGGCGAAGCTGCGTGATCTCATTACGACACTGGAGGAATATGCTGCTGGCATGCTAGCTACGGATAATGCTACCTCAGGCATTCAGTCGATTAATGGACTGGTGTCTTTGCTTGGTGAAGTGAAGGGTGATATTCGTAATGAGCTTGCAGCAGATGCATCGGTTAAGATGGATGAATTCATCAGCTCCTGGCCTAATGCCGAAGGTGAAGTGCGAACACGTTCCTCTCAGGATTATGCGAATATCGAAAATCGTATGATTTCACTATCGAGTATGCTACTCTCTAATCCGCCGGACATGGTAAAAGCAGATGAAGCTGCTGATGCATTGATTTTATTGCTCGAACCTTATGCACATGCATCTGATTATACCGCTTGGGATGCAGGAGCCATTTTGTTCCGTGAAGGACTTGAGGCAATCTTAATCGTAACCTCGTTGCTCACGATGCTGAATCGTTCTGGGAATAGCGTCTATCGCAAGTGGGTTTGGTCCGGAGCAACTATAGGTATCGTATTTTCAGTGATTCTTGCGGTTGTACTTACTGTATTTCTATCCCACATTTCTACAGGTAGCTCGCGTGAATTGTTTGAAGGAGTCGCTGCGCTCGTGTCGGTTCTGTTCATGGTAACGATCGGTGCTTGGCTGCACGGAAAGTCAAACTTGAACAATTGGAATCTCTATGTTGAACGGACAGTGGGCTTGTCGATTGCAAAAGGTACTTTGTGGTCGCTTGCATTTGCTGCGTTTTTAGCAGTTATGCGCGAAGGTGCTGAGTCGATTATTTTCTATGCGGGAATGGCAGCCTCCATCTCGTTTTCTGACTTACTCATCGGAATTGGCGGTGCCGCTGTTTTGCTGGCGATTATTGCATTCGCAATTGTTAAATTAAGCGCGCGTATCCCAATAAGGTTATTTTTCCTATTAGCAGGGGTACTTCTCTATTACATGGCGTATAAATTTATGGGTGCCGGCATACATGCGCTACAAGTTTCTGGTCGGATTTCTGCTCATGTCTCGGATGCGTTGCCCGAAATCCCATCAATTGGAATGTATGGAAACTGGGAAGTTTTCCTTCCACAAATGGCTGTACTCATTGTCATTGTAAGTGTTATTATAACTTTGGAATGGAAAAAGCGTTCTGCTAGTGAACGTTTGGGTCAACCCGCTAACAACATTAAATAG